The proteins below are encoded in one region of Tolumonas auensis DSM 9187:
- the menE gene encoding o-succinylbenzoate--CoA ligase, with protein sequence MAKLNCPIRQHAQRQPAQPALWNAGVSLSYQQLDVRLNALQQQLRHAGLRAGDHLFFCSKNSTELVMLFWACWREQIVCCPVNPAFPVARQQALQQQVHATYCWPSSGLIFDFSQEIAASGDCQLDEEQLSDLIFTSGSSGSPKIVAHRLRNHLANAQGSLVPITAHDGWLLSLPLFHVGGLAILFRCFLAGACVVLPDPALSLPELLKKAPVTHLSLVPTQLYRLLQQADFHFSATRVRHLLLGGAPLPESLIAACREQQLTPWVSYGLSEMASQVCTTLAGQAGRVGKPLAGREVAIKNSEICVRGDTLFAGYYQPDGSLLLPLDDNGWFHTGDAGYWQDDSLVITGRIDNQFISGGENIQPEQIEQQLLQHPAVAQAIVVPVADAEWGMRCACFIDWQQSAISFSELTDWLRQYLPAYMLPKQWLDWPELPAGQLKIQRAEFKRLAETKNPATVK encoded by the coding sequence ATGGCAAAGTTAAATTGTCCGATCCGGCAACACGCACAACGGCAACCCGCTCAACCCGCCTTATGGAATGCCGGCGTCAGTCTCAGCTACCAGCAACTGGACGTCCGGCTCAATGCGCTGCAACAGCAACTCAGACATGCCGGACTCCGTGCAGGTGATCATCTTTTTTTCTGCAGTAAAAACAGCACAGAGCTGGTCATGCTGTTCTGGGCCTGCTGGCGTGAGCAGATCGTCTGCTGTCCGGTGAATCCGGCATTTCCTGTTGCACGACAGCAGGCGTTACAGCAGCAGGTTCATGCCACTTATTGCTGGCCCTCATCCGGATTGATCTTCGATTTTTCACAGGAAATCGCCGCATCGGGCGACTGTCAGCTGGATGAAGAACAACTGAGTGATCTGATTTTTACTTCCGGCAGCAGCGGTTCACCAAAAATCGTCGCGCACCGGTTACGGAATCATCTGGCGAACGCGCAAGGCAGTCTCGTGCCGATCACCGCACATGATGGCTGGTTATTATCCTTACCGCTTTTTCACGTGGGCGGACTGGCGATCCTGTTCCGCTGCTTTCTGGCCGGCGCCTGTGTGGTGCTGCCCGATCCTGCACTTTCACTGCCTGAACTGCTGAAAAAAGCCCCCGTCACTCATCTGTCACTGGTGCCGACGCAGCTATACCGGCTGCTGCAACAGGCGGATTTTCATTTTTCTGCCACCCGGGTACGCCACCTGCTACTGGGTGGTGCTCCACTACCAGAGAGTCTGATCGCTGCATGCCGTGAACAGCAACTGACACCGTGGGTCAGTTATGGCCTGTCCGAAATGGCTTCTCAGGTCTGCACCACACTGGCCGGTCAAGCCGGACGGGTTGGAAAGCCGCTGGCTGGCCGTGAAGTGGCAATCAAGAACAGCGAAATCTGTGTTCGGGGTGACACCCTGTTTGCCGGTTACTATCAGCCGGACGGTTCGCTGCTACTACCACTGGATGATAATGGCTGGTTTCACACAGGCGATGCCGGCTACTGGCAGGACGACTCACTGGTGATCACCGGGCGCATCGACAACCAGTTCATCAGCGGTGGTGAAAATATTCAGCCGGAACAGATCGAACAGCAATTGCTGCAACATCCTGCTGTGGCGCAGGCCATCGTAGTACCGGTAGCGGATGCGGAATGGGGTATGCGCTGTGCCTGCTTTATCGACTGGCAACAATCAGCGATCTCATTCAGTGAACTGACCGACTGGCTGCGCCAATACCTCCCCGCCTACATGCTGCCGAAACAATGGCTGGACTGGCCGGAATTACCGGCAGGACAACTTAAGATACAGCGGGCGGAATTTAAACGACTGGCAGAAACGAAAAATCCCGCCACAGTGAAGTGA
- the menC gene encoding o-succinylbenzoate synthase, with protein sequence MDITLYRYQLPLTQPLTFHDQTITQREGLLLHWGSSWSEIAPLPGFSRETLAEAEQEAIAFLTAFKQGKTIPVSCPSVQFGLDCARRSWPILKHTPLPPYLLLQGSPDDIIWSWKEWLYDYPIRIKLKVARYPMRDELSMVRELIRLAPKTKLILDANQQWTREEAWTFMNHLDPSHIEYVEDPCPSYADIRSVATHTGIGVALDEILCCEGQWDFFPQLKGLILKPMLIGSLEKCHDLVVKAKANGVKVVISSSHESQLGNRLLALLATEWSPEQAPGLDTLRYFNGSVLDDKQQVDVSKLQVVWQS encoded by the coding sequence ATGGATATCACTCTGTACCGTTATCAACTGCCCCTCACCCAGCCACTGACGTTTCATGATCAGACAATCACGCAGCGTGAAGGATTATTACTGCACTGGGGGAGTAGCTGGAGTGAGATCGCTCCCTTACCCGGATTTTCCCGCGAAACTCTGGCGGAAGCAGAACAGGAAGCCATTGCCTTTTTAACCGCCTTCAAACAGGGCAAAACCATCCCGGTTTCTTGTCCTTCGGTCCAGTTCGGTCTGGATTGTGCCCGCCGCAGCTGGCCGATACTGAAACATACGCCACTGCCACCTTATCTGCTGCTGCAAGGCTCACCCGATGACATCATCTGGAGCTGGAAAGAGTGGCTGTATGACTACCCGATCCGGATCAAGCTGAAGGTGGCTCGTTATCCGATGCGGGATGAACTGTCCATGGTTCGCGAGCTGATCCGTCTAGCGCCGAAAACCAAATTGATCCTTGATGCCAATCAGCAGTGGACCCGGGAAGAAGCCTGGACGTTCATGAATCACCTCGATCCATCACACATCGAGTATGTCGAAGATCCCTGCCCCTCCTATGCGGATATCCGTTCCGTCGCCACACATACCGGCATCGGTGTGGCACTGGATGAGATCCTCTGCTGTGAGGGCCAGTGGGACTTTTTCCCCCAGCTTAAAGGTTTGATTCTGAAACCGATGCTGATTGGTTCTCTGGAAAAATGTCATGATCTGGTGGTAAAAGCCAAAGCGAATGGCGTCAAAGTGGTGATCTCATCCAGCCATGAATCACAACTCGGCAACCGCTTGCTGGCGTTGCTGGCCACTGAATGGTCTCCGGAACAGGCTCCGGGGCTGGATACACTGCGCTATTTCAACGGCTCAGTACTGGATGATAAACAACAGGTCGACGTCTCAAAGTTACAGGTAGTATGGCAAAGTTAA
- the menB gene encoding 1,4-dihydroxy-2-naphthoyl-CoA synthase, giving the protein MQHHDDDARWYAPVEWQDCSADYQDIRYHKSADGIAKITINRPQVRNAFRPLTVMEMMKALQDARFDASIGVIILTGEGELAFCSGGDQKVRGDYGGYKDDEGTHHLNVLDFQRQIRTCPKPIVAMVAGYAIGGGHVLHMLCDLTIAADNARFGQTGPKVGSFDGGWGASYMARLVGQKKAREIWFLCRQYDAQQALDMGLVNTVVPLAELEKETVRWCREILQHSPMALRCLKAALNADCDGQAGLQELAGNATMLFYMTEEGQEGRNAFNEKREPDFNKFPRNP; this is encoded by the coding sequence ATGCAACATCATGATGACGACGCCCGCTGGTATGCCCCGGTTGAATGGCAGGATTGCAGTGCCGACTATCAGGACATCCGTTACCACAAATCCGCGGACGGTATCGCCAAAATCACCATCAACCGCCCGCAGGTGCGTAATGCGTTCCGCCCGTTAACTGTGATGGAAATGATGAAAGCACTGCAGGATGCCCGCTTCGATGCCAGCATCGGCGTGATCATTCTGACCGGTGAAGGCGAGCTGGCGTTCTGCTCTGGCGGTGACCAGAAAGTGCGTGGTGACTACGGCGGATACAAGGATGACGAAGGTACACATCATCTGAACGTGCTCGATTTCCAGCGTCAGATCCGCACCTGTCCGAAACCGATTGTCGCGATGGTTGCCGGCTATGCCATCGGTGGCGGCCATGTACTGCACATGCTGTGTGATCTGACCATTGCCGCAGACAACGCCCGCTTCGGTCAGACTGGCCCGAAAGTCGGTTCCTTCGATGGTGGCTGGGGCGCTTCCTACATGGCGCGTCTGGTCGGTCAGAAAAAAGCCCGCGAGATCTGGTTCCTCTGCCGTCAGTATGATGCACAGCAGGCGCTGGATATGGGGCTGGTAAATACCGTGGTACCACTGGCCGAGCTGGAAAAAGAAACCGTGCGCTGGTGCCGTGAAATTCTGCAGCACAGCCCGATGGCGCTGCGCTGCCTGAAAGCGGCACTCAACGCCGACTGCGATGGTCAGGCCGGTCTGCAGGAACTGGCCGGTAACGCCACTATGCTGTTCTACATGACGGAAGAAGGTCAGGAAGGACGGAATGCCTTTAACGAAAAACGTGAACCTGACTTCAATAAATTTCCGCGTAATCCGTAA
- the menH gene encoding 2-succinyl-6-hydroxy-2,4-cyclohexadiene-1-carboxylate synthase yields the protein MSKPNIVLLHGFLGAASDWQPLSDLLPEINCVALDLPGHGNAQNQQLRHMADFPVWLQQQLTLRDIRQYHLLGYSLGGRLALQFAATHPAGLQSLLLENAHPGLNSPAERQNRAKADAQWARRFYREALPDVLADWYQQPVFSDLSPQERTLLIAERSQNTGRSLARMLCRCSLARQADYQGWIKTTSLPMLYLCGEQDLKFRTVGEQLAATNPQLQLTCLAGGHNLHRATPDSMAAVIRQWLNAFTF from the coding sequence GTGAGCAAACCGAATATTGTTCTGCTACATGGTTTTCTTGGTGCGGCCAGTGACTGGCAACCGCTGAGCGACTTACTGCCGGAAATCAATTGTGTCGCGCTGGATCTCCCCGGTCATGGTAATGCACAAAATCAGCAATTACGGCATATGGCTGATTTCCCTGTGTGGCTGCAGCAACAGTTAACCCTGCGCGACATCCGCCAATATCATCTGCTGGGTTATTCGCTCGGCGGACGTCTGGCGTTACAGTTCGCGGCGACACATCCGGCCGGGTTGCAAAGCCTGTTACTGGAAAATGCACATCCCGGTTTAAACTCACCCGCGGAACGTCAGAACCGGGCCAAAGCCGATGCACAATGGGCCCGTCGTTTTTATCGGGAAGCGTTACCTGATGTTTTGGCGGATTGGTATCAGCAACCAGTGTTCAGTGATTTAAGCCCACAAGAACGAACACTTTTGATTGCAGAACGCAGTCAGAACACCGGCCGGTCATTAGCCCGCATGCTCTGCCGTTGTTCGCTGGCAAGGCAGGCCGACTATCAGGGCTGGATCAAAACGACCTCACTGCCAATGTTGTATCTTTGCGGTGAGCAGGATCTGAAGTTCCGGACTGTCGGCGAACAACTGGCCGCAACAAACCCGCAGTTACAGTTAACCTGTCTCGCCGGTGGTCATAACCTGCACCGCGCAACCCCCGATTCAATGGCCGCTGTCATCCGGCAGTGGCTGAACGCCTTCACCTTTTGA
- the menD gene encoding 2-succinyl-5-enolpyruvyl-6-hydroxy-3-cyclohexene-1-carboxylic-acid synthase, with amino-acid sequence MTEQWQSLDSLNALWSALLIEELARLGIRDICIAPGSRSTPLTLAAAANPAISTHLHFDERGLGFLALGLAQGSQRPVAVIVTSGSAVANLLPAVVEARQSGIPLWLLTADRPAELLGCGANQAITQANIFANYPVYQQLFPAPDHDITPSWLLASVDQAAFQQQQTPGPVHLNCPFREPLYPVAGQQIPGNALRGLTHWLRSAQPWTQYHAVQPICQTHPLWAEVRQSKGIIIAGRLSRQQDTGAILKLAQQTGWPLLADIQSQLRFHPQAMTYADLALHHPAFREELAQAETLLLFGGRLTSKRLQQFADGHNWQHCWQIDAGSERLDSGLAVQQRFVTSPELWCQAHQCEPHRIPWHQLPRWDGKLAGLITQQLPEWGEITLCHQLNSQLQGQLFIGNSMPIRLLDMLGTSGAQPSHIYTNRGASGIDGLIATAAGIARANTSQPTTLLLGDSSALYDLNSLALLRELTAPFVLIIINNDGGNIFHMLPVPEQNQIRERFYQLPHGLDFRASAEQFRLAYAAPTGAISFRQAYQQALSHPGATLLECKVATGEAADWLKNFALQVRSLPA; translated from the coding sequence ATGACTGAGCAGTGGCAATCACTGGATAGTCTGAATGCCCTGTGGAGTGCGTTACTGATTGAAGAGCTGGCCCGGCTGGGGATCCGCGATATCTGCATCGCCCCCGGTTCCCGTTCCACCCCGCTGACACTGGCGGCCGCGGCCAATCCGGCTATCAGCACACATCTGCATTTTGATGAACGCGGCCTGGGGTTTCTTGCGCTGGGGCTGGCGCAAGGCAGTCAGCGCCCTGTTGCGGTGATTGTTACCTCCGGCAGTGCCGTGGCAAATTTACTGCCCGCGGTGGTGGAAGCCCGTCAGTCCGGGATCCCGCTCTGGCTGCTGACGGCTGACCGGCCGGCCGAACTGCTCGGCTGTGGTGCTAATCAGGCGATCACGCAGGCGAATATCTTTGCCAATTATCCGGTTTACCAGCAGTTATTCCCCGCGCCGGATCATGACATTACACCATCCTGGCTGCTTGCCTCCGTTGATCAGGCTGCGTTTCAGCAGCAACAAACGCCGGGACCGGTACATCTGAATTGCCCGTTCCGCGAACCGCTGTATCCGGTGGCCGGTCAGCAAATACCGGGCAATGCCTTACGCGGTTTAACTCACTGGCTGCGCAGCGCTCAGCCCTGGACGCAATACCATGCCGTCCAGCCGATTTGCCAGACTCACCCGCTCTGGGCGGAAGTGCGTCAGAGCAAAGGGATTATTATCGCAGGCCGTTTGTCCCGCCAGCAGGATACCGGTGCCATTCTGAAACTGGCACAACAGACCGGCTGGCCATTACTGGCTGATATCCAGTCGCAGCTGCGTTTCCATCCGCAAGCGATGACCTATGCCGATTTGGCACTGCATCATCCGGCATTTCGTGAGGAATTAGCGCAGGCAGAAACACTGCTCCTGTTTGGCGGCCGTCTGACCTCCAAACGCCTGCAGCAATTTGCAGACGGCCACAACTGGCAGCACTGCTGGCAGATCGATGCCGGCAGCGAGCGTCTGGATAGTGGTCTGGCAGTACAGCAACGCTTCGTCACCTCACCTGAGTTATGGTGTCAGGCGCATCAGTGTGAACCGCACCGGATCCCATGGCATCAGCTGCCGCGATGGGATGGCAAACTTGCCGGACTGATTACACAGCAATTACCGGAATGGGGCGAAATCACGCTGTGCCACCAACTGAACAGCCAGCTGCAGGGGCAACTCTTTATTGGCAACAGCATGCCGATCCGTCTGCTGGACATGCTCGGTACTTCAGGTGCACAACCTTCCCATATCTACACCAACCGCGGTGCCTCCGGCATTGACGGTCTGATTGCGACGGCTGCCGGCATTGCCCGGGCCAATACCTCTCAGCCGACTACCCTGCTGCTGGGCGATAGTTCTGCGTTATATGATCTCAACAGCCTGGCGTTATTACGCGAACTGACGGCCCCGTTCGTGCTGATCATCATCAACAATGATGGCGGCAATATCTTTCATATGCTGCCGGTGCCGGAGCAGAATCAGATCCGTGAGCGGTTCTATCAACTGCCGCATGGTCTGGATTTCCGGGCCAGCGCTGAACAGTTCCGGCTCGCTTACGCCGCCCCGACGGGTGCCATCAGCTTCCGGCAGGCATATCAGCAAGCACTGTCACACCCCGGAGCCACCCTGCTGGAATGCAAAGTGGCGACCGGAGAAGCTGCCGACTGGCTGAAGAATTTCGCCCTGCAGGTGCGGAGCCTGCCTGCGTGA
- a CDS encoding isochorismate synthase, which translates to MLAQIRLLEQLNALAKTDQHGFVRLRAPVDVTSLIGWLKAQPLYPRIYWHARERDREFAVLGAIRELTDPAQLAELTGQQRPNAGSYPRYYGGLAFDYQQPVTGEWQDFGQCRFVLPRIELIRQGNQTELVCNLWFEGANAEQEMAAARTALQQLQPEKTLRKYLPTQRERQDTPDKPRWMQWLSQVLQPEALKTIPKVVLSRRSTLTFNEPLEPWSLLASWQCAAPACFHIGFQFSPDSCFIASSPERLYRRQDRQLLSEALAGSTPRTGDPEQDAELATLLLQDGKNRLENRFVHTDILTRLDGLAETAVVSDAHILPLQHIQHIKREIEASLRPDTTDWQLLKSIHPTPAVGGSPRRKALAQIRALEQHQRGWYAGACGFISEDVSEFTVAIRSGLWHDQQLHLYTGAGILTGSDADTEWQELDTKLGSMLGAWHD; encoded by the coding sequence ATGCTGGCTCAAATTCGTTTACTGGAACAACTGAACGCACTTGCTAAAACAGATCAACACGGCTTTGTTCGTCTGCGTGCACCTGTGGATGTCACCTCACTGATTGGCTGGCTGAAAGCACAGCCACTGTATCCGCGTATTTACTGGCACGCGCGTGAACGCGACCGTGAATTTGCAGTTTTAGGCGCGATCAGGGAACTGACCGATCCGGCTCAGCTGGCCGAACTGACCGGACAACAGCGCCCGAACGCCGGCAGCTATCCACGCTATTACGGCGGTCTGGCGTTTGATTATCAGCAGCCGGTGACCGGGGAATGGCAGGACTTCGGACAATGCCGTTTTGTGTTGCCACGGATCGAGCTGATCCGGCAGGGAAATCAGACGGAGCTGGTCTGTAATCTCTGGTTTGAAGGCGCTAATGCAGAACAGGAAATGGCGGCAGCACGGACAGCGCTGCAGCAGTTACAACCGGAAAAAACCCTGCGTAAATATTTACCGACGCAACGTGAACGTCAGGATACCCCCGACAAACCACGCTGGATGCAATGGCTCTCTCAGGTCCTGCAACCGGAAGCACTGAAAACGATCCCGAAAGTGGTGTTATCGCGTCGCTCAACGCTGACATTCAATGAACCGCTGGAACCCTGGTCGTTACTGGCCAGCTGGCAGTGTGCCGCACCGGCCTGCTTTCATATCGGCTTCCAGTTTTCTCCTGACAGTTGCTTTATCGCCAGCTCACCGGAGCGGCTCTACCGCCGTCAGGATCGTCAGCTGCTCAGTGAAGCACTGGCGGGCAGTACCCCGCGCACCGGCGATCCGGAGCAGGATGCCGAACTGGCTACGTTGTTATTGCAGGATGGCAAGAACCGGCTGGAAAACCGCTTCGTGCATACCGATATTCTGACCCGTCTGGACGGGTTAGCCGAGACCGCGGTTGTGTCGGATGCGCATATCCTGCCGCTGCAACATATCCAGCATATTAAACGTGAAATTGAAGCCTCTTTGCGGCCAGACACAACCGACTGGCAATTACTGAAAAGCATTCATCCGACACCGGCTGTCGGCGGTTCACCGCGCCGGAAAGCCCTCGCCCAGATCCGCGCTCTGGAACAACACCAGCGCGGCTGGTACGCCGGTGCCTGTGGCTTTATCAGTGAGGATGTGTCGGAGTTCACGGTCGCGATCCGCAGTGGCTTATGGCATGACCAGCAACTGCATCTCTATACCGGTGCAGGAATTCTGACCGGCTCTGATGCCGATACCGAATGGCAGGAGCTGGATACCAAGCTCGGCAGTATGCTCGGTGCCTGGCATGACTGA
- a CDS encoding 1,4-dihydroxy-2-naphthoate polyprenyltransferase — MNKPRWKIWLQAARLRTLPLACAAVLLGSGLAAGADQFRNSVFVLCLLTAIGLQVLSNLANDYGDAVSGADNEDRVGPQRTVVSGLITREQMQRAMSLVAGLTIVSGLSLLWTAFSGDWPAILTFIGFGTLALVAAVTYTVGRRPYGYRGLGDLSVFLFFGLLGVLGTYYLFTRQFDPLLILPAAGCGFLATAVLNINNIRDMDTDIATGKRTFAARIGRSWARRYHWFLVLGGGLMAMVYIVLRAQTAWPWLCLPAWGPLILSAWVVATSQDPVLLDKQLKRTAISSLLFNLLLAIGFALD, encoded by the coding sequence ATGAATAAACCACGTTGGAAAATCTGGTTGCAGGCGGCTCGTCTGCGAACTTTGCCGCTGGCTTGTGCCGCGGTGTTGCTGGGCAGTGGTCTGGCTGCCGGCGCTGATCAATTCCGGAACAGCGTTTTTGTGTTATGTTTGCTGACGGCGATTGGTTTGCAGGTTTTATCTAATCTGGCGAATGATTACGGTGATGCTGTTTCCGGTGCGGATAATGAGGATCGGGTTGGTCCGCAGCGCACGGTAGTTAGCGGACTGATTACCCGTGAGCAGATGCAGCGTGCGATGTCGCTGGTGGCCGGGTTGACCATTGTCAGTGGCTTGAGTCTGTTATGGACGGCGTTTTCCGGTGACTGGCCGGCGATCCTGACGTTTATTGGTTTTGGTACGCTGGCGCTGGTAGCGGCCGTGACGTATACCGTTGGCCGGCGGCCTTATGGTTACCGGGGATTAGGCGATTTGTCGGTATTCCTGTTTTTCGGTCTGCTCGGGGTGCTCGGAACCTATTATCTGTTTACCCGGCAGTTTGATCCGCTGTTGATCCTGCCCGCGGCAGGCTGTGGTTTTCTGGCCACCGCCGTGCTTAATATTAATAATATCCGTGATATGGATACCGATATTGCCACTGGCAAGCGGACATTTGCAGCCCGGATTGGCCGTTCCTGGGCCCGCCGTTACCACTGGTTTCTGGTGCTCGGCGGAGGTCTGATGGCGATGGTCTATATTGTATTGCGTGCACAAACCGCCTGGCCCTGGCTCTGTCTTCCGGCCTGGGGACCGTTAATTCTCTCCGCCTGGGTGGTGGCGACCAGTCAGGATCCGGTACTGCTGGATAAGCAATTAAAACGAACCGCCATCAGTAGCCTGTTATTTAATCTATTGCTGGCTATCGGTTTTGCGCTCGACTAA